The Actinopolymorpha sp. NPDC004070 genome includes the window ACCAGGTGGGCCCGATGCTCGACGACACGGTGGAGTCCTACGTCACCGGTGCCACCGAGGGGTACGCCGAGGACTGGGATCTCGACCAGCTGTGGACCGACCTGAAGCAGATCTACCCGGTCGGGGTCAGCGTGGCCGACATCGAGGAGGACTGCGGCGGCCGCGGCGGGGTCACCCGGGACTTCCTTATCGAGCGTCTGCGTGAGGACATCCACCAGGCCTACGCCCGCCGGGAGAACGAGCTCGGCGCCGAGGTGCTGCGCGAGCTCGAACGCCGGGTCATCCTGTCGGTCCTGGACCGGAAGTGGCGCGAGCACCTCTACGAGATGGACTACCTCCGCGAGGGAATCGGGCTGCGGGCGATGGCCCAGCGCGACCCGCTGGTGGAGTACCAACGCGAGGGTTACGACCTCTTCATGGCCATGATGGACGCCATCAAGGAGGAGTCCGTCGGCTACCTGTTCAACCTCGAGGTGCAGGTCGCCGAGCCCACCGCCCCGACCGCCGAGGAGGCCGCCCTCGAGGCGGAGGCGGCCGCGCAGGCCGAGGAACACCCGCACGTGGTGGCCCGTGGCCTGTCCGCACCGCAGCGGCCCACCCGGCTCAGCTACACAGCGCCGACGGTGGACGGTGAAGGCGGCGTGGAGCAGCGCAGCGAGTCCAGCGGGAGGGCGGCCGGTAACGGCGTCGCCGGCAACGGCTCCGGCGCGGACCTCGAGTACGCCGGTACGCCGCGCAACGCGATGTGCCCGTGCGGATCCGGCCGGAAGTACAAGCGCTGCCACGGAGACCCGAAGGCCCGCGCCCGGATGACCGACTGAGCCGAATTGTCGAGCTGATCGGCTGAGCCGATCCGCTGACGTGACGAGCTGAGACGGCGGGCTGGGTCGAGCGGCTGAGCCCGGCAACGCCGCGACGACCCGACCGAACCCGCGTGCTCACGTGCTCTGGTCAGCGGGGGGCGTAGGTTACGCGGCGTTCTGCGTCGGGAGGGACCGGCGAGTACGGGAGCCCAGGCCGGTCCGGGCTGCACCGGCAGCTGGATCGCCGCCAGCTGGACCTGGATCCGGACCTGGATCCGGCCATGGAACCGCCGGCCCCGATGCCTTTGGTGGTTCCCCCGTGCATCGGAGCCGGCGGGCTCAGGGATGGTGCGCGACGGCCGACCCAACTGAGGGTCAGCCCAGCTGAAGCGCGGTGCACCGCCAGCGGCCGTCCAGCCCCTCCAGTCGTACGGCCACCGCACGCGACCGTCCGCCGTGGTTGACGTGCACGGCCACCTCGGCGACCCCGTCGCGGGGTTCGCACACGTGCACCGAACGGACCATCGCCCTGCCGCGGTCACCGCGCTGCGCCGACCCGGGCGGGCACAGTGCCCGCACCCGGTCCAGGACGTCGCTGTAGACCCGGTGGTCGGTCCACCGCAACAGCTGGCTGGCCGGCCGGTCACCGGACAGCACCTCCACCAGCGCCTGGACGAACCGTCCCGACCACGAACGGGGGTCGGGCAGCGCCACCCGCGGGGTCTGCTGAGGAGCGAAGAACGGGTCGTCGCGGTCGCGGTCGCGGAGGGCGCCGCGGCCGCCGACGACACTGAGGTGGCGAGTGGCCGTGGCTTCCCGGTCGGCGACCGCCAGGTCCAGCGCGAGCGATCCGTGGGTCAACGTGCCGCCTGGCCGGTCGACCGCGTGCTCGTCGTCGTAGGCGGGCTCGGTGGACGGGGTAGGGATCCGGCGGGGCAACGGCCGGACGGTCTCCCTCGCGGCCGGCAGGTGCTGCTGGGTTGCGATCATCGTGGGTCCCCCGATCGATGTGAGCGGTGTGGTGGTCGTCGGCCGCGGTCAGGACTGGGGTGGGGTGAGAATCTGACCAGGCTGGATCAGGTCGGGGTTGTCCCCGATGACCTGCCGGTTGGCGTCGTACCACCGGTGCCACTCGCGGTTGATCTCTTCGTTGTCGGCGTCGGCGGGCAGGTGTTGCTTGGCGATGTTCCAGAGGTTGTCCCCGCGCTTGACGACGACCTGCTGCTGGGAGTCGGCGCCCCGCACCGGTGCCCGGGTGATGGGGTCCGCGGTCGCCGGCCGGTCGGGATTGGGCAGGCCGGCCCGGTCGAAACCGAGTCGGGCGGAACTCGCGGAGGTCGGGCGGTCGGGCATGGGGAGCTGGGAGTCGCGGATGTTCGTGCCCCCGGGGCGGTCGAGGTCGGGCAGTTGGACGCCGCCGGGAAGCTGGCTGTCGATGGTGCCGGGGCGGTCGAGCCCGGGCAGCATCTGCGCGGCCGCGGCGGCCTGGGTGGGCTGGTCGACCGTGGCGGCATTGGCGGGCAGTGATCCGAGCACCGGCCCGGCGGCCACGGACAGGCCGAGAGCGACCCGGGCCGCCCGCCGGTAGAAGGCCGGGGTGACGCGGTCGGCCAGTGAGCCGCAGGCGGCGCCGATCGCGCCTGGCAGCGCGGACAGCGCCATCAGCACGGTCCCGAGTGCCAGCCAGGCGAAACAGGCCCAGGCGAGCACCGCGACGACGAAGACCAGGAGCGCGTCGAACGTCAGGGCGCCGTCCCGCACCGCCGCCAGGCTGCCGGCGGTGAGCCAGCGAAGAGCCCAGGCGCCGACGAGGAAGGCGAGCAGCACGCCGATCGGCGAGACGACCCGGCGGACGATCCGCATGACTTGGCCTCCGAAGCATTCGTTTGCTTGCGTTTGCTTTCATACTCTGCGGTTCGCTGGACTGTCAACACGCTTGCCGGCGCCTCAGCGCCTCCCCGCGCCTGCTCATGGACGCCTGATGGCGCTCTGACCTGGGCTTTCGGTGGCCGACGCGGGGGAAAGCGACGTGTCAGAGCCTGGGAGCCGATCGGAAAAATCACCCCGATCCGGGCGCCGAGACCTCCTTCGGCGGCTTCCGACAGCCCAAGTTCCACTCCTATAAGCCGCATTTGCTGTCATTTGCTTGTATTTGTTTGTGTCCGCATCCATCGACGTGGGTGCGGCGGGTTGGGCGACGCTCGGCCGGGTCGCGATCATGGCCGGGCCGTTAGGAAGTACGGTGGGGCGCGTGCGCTGGGAAAGCCTCTTCGCCGACCTCGACTCCCAGATGGAGGAGCTGGAGGCGGCCGAACTCGCCTCCGAGGTCGCCGACCGGACTCGCCGCGAGGTGGCGTTGTTCCGCCTGGTCGACCGGCTACGACCGGCGTTCGGTCACCCGGTGACGGTCTTCACCCTCGGCGGCGGCAAGGTCGCGGGACACGTCTCCGGTGTGGGAGCCGACTGGCTGCTGATCGCGGAGGACTTCCGCTTCGAGGTGCTGTTGCCGCTGGACTCCATCACCGGCATCACCGGCCTGGGCAACCTCACCGCCGCACCGGGAAGCGAGGGGAAGGTCGCGGCGCGGCTGACGCTCGGCCACGCATTGCGCGGTGTGGCCCGCGACCGGTCGTCGGTGGCAGTCGCGTTGCGAGACGCCACGACAGTCACCGGCACGATCGACCGGGTGGGTGCGGACTTCTTCGAGATGGCCGAGCACGGGCCGGCGGAGATTCGCCGCGCACGCGACGTCAGGGGCGTACGGACAGTGCCGTTCGGAGGGGTCGCGTTCGTTCGTCGTTCGTGACATCCGTCGTTAGTGAACAGCTGAACGGGTCCGGACCTACAACTCCTCGGCCTTGCCGTAGGGATGAGTGGTGATGAAGTCGCGGGTCTCGGAGTACATCCGCTCGATGTAGGTCTCCAGGGCGGAGGCTTCGACCCGCCACTGGCCCCGGCCGCCGATCTTGATCGCCGGAAGCTCGCCGCTGCGCACCAACGCGTAGGCCTGCGCGGACGAGATGTTGAGCACTTCGGCAACATCGGCCAGCTGCAGGAACCTTGTCGTGCCAGGCAACGCGTTCTCCTTCCGGGCTTGGTGCCTTGTCAGTCTGCCACGTGTTTGCTTGCGGTTGCGTTCGGTTGTCCACAGCTCCATGGGAGCGTTCCCACTTCCCTTACCCCACTCCGTGGCGGACTGATCACGAATGCGGGCGGTTCGGTCGACTTCTGCCCGGTTCAGGTCAGACGGCGGGGTTATCCACAGGGCGTGCCCGGTTTGGGAGCAGGTGTCCGTACTTCCGTGACAATCGGTGTCGTACTGTTCTGTCGGCGTCCGGTCGGCGTCCGGTCGGCACCCGGCCGACACGCGATCGGTGTCTCGTCGGCGGCTGATCGGTGTCCGTCCGCCCGCCGGCGTCCGTACAAAACGTCTGCGTCCACCTGACGTCGCGGAACCCATGACCCCGGAGGAACCCTTGTCGGATGCGCCGTCGCCCAAGGCCACTCGGCAGTCGCGGCCCAGATGGCTCGACCCCAAGCTCTTTCTCGGCATCCTCCTGGTGCTCGCGTCCATGGCGCTCGGCGCGCGGGTGATCGCGCAGTCGGACAAGACCGCGGAGGTCTGGGCGGTGAAGGACGACGTGACCCTCGCGCCGACCGCCACGCTCACCCAGAGCCAGCTGGTGGCCCGGAAGGTGCGCTTCACCAAGCAGGCGGACGCCGACCGCTACGTATCGGCGTCAGCGCGGATCCCCGACGGTGCTCGGATGGTTCGCGAGGTCGGGCCGGGTGAGTTCCTTCCCCGGGACGCCTGGACCGACCACGCCGACGAGCAGTTGCTGGACACACCGATCCCGGTGACCGGTGCCGGGCTGCCCAAGTCGATCCACAAGGGCGACCGTGTCGACATCTACGTCGTCCGGACCAACGACGACAAGTTCCGTCCGGACAAGGGCATTCTCGCCGCCAGCAACGTCATCGTCGTCGACCTGCCCGCGGGCGGCGGCTTCGGCGGAGGTGGCGGCGACTCCAGCGCGACCGTGCGCGTGGCACTCGACCAGATGAGCAAGGGGTTCAGCCTGGACCAGCTCGTCGGCGACGTCTCCGGCGGCAGGGCCGTTCTCGTCAAGCACGTCGCACCGGAGAGGTGACATCGTGAGCCTTCCCGTCCTCACCGCCGTCACCGGCGCACAGTGGGAGTCCGACCTCGTCTCGGCGCTGGAGCGCAGTTCGCTCGGGCTCGACGTCGTCCGGCGCTGCGTCGACCTGCCCGACGTGCTCGCCACCGCCCAGTCCGGGCAGGCCCGCGCCGTGTTGTTGTCGGCCGACCTGCGCCGGCTCGACCGGGACGCGGTGGCCCGGTTGATGGCCGGGGGCGTCGCCGTGGTCGGCGTGGTGACGCCGGGCGACCTGGCAGGGGAGGACCGGCTGCGCCGGCTCGGCATCAGCCGGGTCGTCCCGGCCGACGCGCCCGCCGACGTGCTCGCCGGTGCGGTGGCCGAGGCGGTGGAGGTCGCGCAGACCGCTGGGCCGGTGCCGGTGGCGGAGTTCGCGATGTCCGACCCGCACCGGTCGATGCCGACCCTGCCCCCGGCGGAGGAGGTGCCGGCGTACGAAACCGGAACCGGCACCGGGCAACTGCTGGCGGTCTGGGGACCCACCGGCGCCCCGGGCCGTACCTCGGTGGCGGTCACGCTGGCCACCGAGCTGTCGTTGTTCGGCGTACCCACCCTGCTCGCCGACGCCGACGTCTACGGCGGTGTGGTGGCACAGACCCTCGGCCTGCTCGACGAGGCGCCCGGCCTCGCCGCCGCCTGCCGGTCCGCCAACAACGGCACCCTCGACCTGCCCGCGCTCGCCCGGCACGCCCGGGAGGTGCTGCCCAGGCTGCGGGTGCTCACCGGCATCCAGCGCGCCGACCGCTGGCCGGAGCTGCGGGCCAGCGCACTGGAGCAGGTCTGGGACCTGTCCCGCCAGCTCGCCGCGGCGATCGTGGTCGACTGCGGGTTCAGCCTCGAACAGGACGAGGAGATCTCCTTCGACACCGCGGCCCCCCGCCGCAACGGCGCGACCCTCACCACCCTGGAGCTCTGCGACACGGTCGTCGCCGTAGGCGCCGCGGACCCGATCGGCCTGCAGCGGCTGATCCGCGGGATCGAGGAGCTGCGGGAGGTGGTGCCGGGCGCGGTGATCCGCGTGGTCGTCAACGGCGTACGCAAGGGGCCGGTCGGCGGTGACGCGGAGAGCCAGATCCGGGAGGCGCTGCGGCGCTACGTCGGTGTCGACACGGTGGTGTGTGTGCCGTACGACCGGGTCTCCTTCGACACCGCGCTCGCCCAGGGCCGCACGCTGTCGGAGGTGGCGGCCAAGTCATCCGCCCGGGCGCCGCTGCGCGCACTGGCCGCGGACCTGATGGGGATCACCATGCCCAAGCAGCGCCGGCGGGCGCGTAAGCGGTAGCCGGCGTCCCCACCCTGCAGTTCCCGCCGTCGCCGCCGCGTGCCGCGGCGTCCGGCCCACGATCGGGGCGGTCGACGTGTCACGATGAGGGGCTTGACGAATCGCGGGAGGTACGCCGATGCCGGACCGGCTGAGTGCGCTCGACCTGTCGTTCCTCTACCTCGAGGAGCCGACCACGCCGATGCACGTGGGCAGTGTCAGCGTCTTCGACACACCCGAGGACGGGTTCGGGTACGACACCCTGCTCGCGCTCGTTCGCGAACGCCTGGCCTACGTGCCGCGTTACCGGCAGCGGATCCGGCGGGTCCCGGGCAACCTCGCCAACCCGGTGTGGGTCGACGACGAGGACTTCGACCTCACCTACCACGTCCGCCGGTCCGCGGTGCCCCGTCCGGGCACGCCCGACCGGCTGCACGAGCTGGTCGCCCGGTTGATGAGCCGGCCGCTGGACCGCGAGCGCCCGCTGTGGGAGATGTACCTCGTCGAGGGCCTGGAGGACGGCAGGTTCGCGTTGGTGTCCAAGACCCACCAGGCCGTCATCGACGGGATCAGCGCCGTCGACATCGGCCAGGTGGTGCTGGACCCGCAGCCGCAGGCGCCGGAGGCCCCGGCCGACAACTGGGTGCCGAGCCCGGAGCCGACGTCGCTGGAACTCCTCGCCGGGGCGGTGGCGTCCGCGGTGTCCCGGCCGACCGACCTGCTGGAGACCGCCCGGCACACCGTCGCCGAGCTGCCCCTCACCGGCGGCCGGCTGGCCCGCGGGCTCGGCAGCGCTGCCGGCAGCCTGGTCACCGCCCTCAGCACCGCCGCGTGGCCCGCTCCGGGCAGCCCGCTCAACGTGCCGATCAGCTCCCAGCGGCGGTTCACCACGGTGGACACCTCGCTGGACGACTACCGCGCCGTCCGTGCCCGCCTGGGCGGGGACGTCAACGACGTGGTCCTCGCCACCATCGCCGGTGCGCTGCGGTCCTGGCTGTTCACCCGGGGCGTGCGGGTGGCTCCGACGACCTCGGTGCGTGCCCTGGTGCCGATGAGTGTGCTCACCGGCGAGGGGCAGAACAGGGTGGCGGAGTACATCGTGGACCTTCCGGTCGGCGAGGGCAGTCCGGCCATGCGGTTGCACCAGGTGTCGTACGCCATGAAGGCCCACCAGGAGACGGGACGGGCCGTGCGGGCCCGGGCGCTCGCGGGCATGGCGGGCTTCGCGCCGCCGACGCTGCACGCCATGGGCGCCCGGGTGGCGAGTTCGCTGTCCCGGCGTATTTTCAACCTGGTGGTCACGAACGTCCCGGGTCCGCAGAGCCCGCTGTACGTCGCGGGGACGCCCATGACCGGGACGTATCCGGTCGTTCCGCTGGCCAAGGGGCAGGCGCTGGCCATCGGCCTGACCTCGTACAACGGCGTCGTGTGCTTCGGGCTGAACGCCGACCGGGACGCTATGTCCGATCTCGACGTGCTCGCGCAGTGCATCCCGGATGCGCTGGCCGAGTTGGTTGAGACGGTGGACCTGGTTGAGCCCCCGCCAAGTCAGCCCGAGCGCCGTCGGGGAAAGGCACACTGAAAGATGAGGATGCGGAGCCAAGGTGAGGAGGTCGCCATGAGTGGCCCACGACGCGGCCTGGTCCTCGGGGCCGGCGGCGTCCTCGGCGCGGCCTGGACGATCGGCGCACTCTGTGCGCTGGAGGAAGAGACCGGGATCAAGGCGACGAAGGTCGACCTCCTGCTCGGCACCTCTGCCGGATCCGTGGTCGCGGCCCTCCTTGCCGCCGGGGTGACGCCGGAGGAGCAGCGAGCCCACCAGCGCGGTGAGGTGCTCGACGGCAGCCTGCTGAACGACGTCAACTTCGACTACGCGTTCGGCGGCCGTCCGCCCACGCCCTGGCCCGGAGTGGGTTCGGCGCGGTTGCTCGCCTCGGTGGTCCGTGACCGCCGCCTGCTCAGCGCGCCGGTCGTGCTGGCCGGCCTGGTGCCGCGTGGCCGCGGCTCGGTGGAGGAACTCCTCCGGCTGGTCGGAGGGATCGTCCCCGAGTGGCCTCGCAGGCCCGCCCTGAAGGTGGTCGCCATGGACTACCACGCCGGCGCCCGGGTCGCCCTGGGCGCCGACGCGGAGCACCCGGCCACGCCCTCGGAGGCGGTGGCCGCCTCCTGCGCGATCCCCGGCTGGTTCGCGCCGGTGGAGATCGGTGGCCGGGTGTACGTCGACGGTGGTACGTCCTCCATCGCCTCGGTCGACCTCGCGGTCGGGTACCGGCTCGACGAGGTGTTCGTCCTCGCGCCGCTGGCCTGGCTGGCGTCCCCGGAGTCGATGGGGCCGTCGATGTGGATGCTGCAGCACTGGCGGCGTTCGCTGACCCGGCAGCTCAACCGCGAGGTGGAGGCCCTGCGCGCCGACGGTGCCAAGGTCACCGTGATCGCCCCCACCGCGGAGGACCTCACCAAGCTCGGCACCAACCCGATGGACGAGCACCGGCGGCTGGACGTGCTCGAGACCTCGATGCGCACCAGCCGGCTCGCGATGCGGGGCATGCGCCGCCGCCGGACCAACCGGACCAACGGCCGGCCCGTCCGCAAGTACCGCGACCTGCAGCGCCACGCCGACGCGTCGGACGCCCAGCGCCGCGACCGGTCCTGACCGCACCGGCACCTGGAAACCAGCACCCGCGCCCGGCCGCACCCGGTCCAGCGGTTCGGCCGGTCCGGGCGCTACGTTCGTCCGGACGGCCCGGACACGACGCGGGCGGACGGCGCAGAGGAGGGACCAGCGCATGCGGGTGTATCTCGGAGTGACGCTCACCGAGTTGGCGGGCGCCGTCGCGCAGGGCGGCTTCGGGCCGCCACCGCTGGCCGCCGCGGCGGTCACCCCCGAGCTTCGGGAGTGGTACGCCGAAGGCGACCTGGAGGAGCTCGAGTACGCCGCGACCATGGCGGCCGCACGGGAATCGCTTCGCCGGCTGGGCCTCGACCCGGACGCGCCGCGCCGCCGGGTGGTGGTGGCCGCCGACGCCCCGGACGGGCTGGTGCTGCCCGACCGGGCCCGAGGCCGCGCGACCGTCGTCCTACAGGCGCCGATCCCGATGGACAAGGTGGCCGCCGTGCACGTCGACGACGTGGAGGCGGCGGAGGTCGTGGCCGCGGCGGCCAAGGCGGTCGACAAGGCCGACGCAGGCGATGAGGACGCCGAGTTCGCGGTGGACGAGGCCGAGGGCCGTGAGCTGCTGTGGTTCGCCCGGCAGGAGATCGCCGACCTGCTGCGGGAGTGACGTCCGTACGCCGGACAACGCTGGTACGTCAGTCGGCGGGCGACTCGTCCTCGACGTGGGCGCCCTCGGGCTCCTCGGCCGCGGCCGCCTTGACCACCGCCTCCAGCTTCGACCGGGCGCCGAGCTTCTCCAGCACCTTCCGCACGTGGCTGCGCACGGTGGGGTAGGCGATGTTGAGCCGGGCGGAGATCTCCCGGTTGTCCAGGCCCTTGGACATCATCGCGAGGATCTCGCGTTCGCGGGTGGTGAGGCTGGCCAGTGCCTGCGCCCGGTCGCTGCGTTCGCGGGTCGCCTCGCGGCTGCGGGTGAGGAGCTCGTGCAGCTTGGACGCGGGAATGAGCATCTCGCCGGCCGCCGCCCGGAGCACCGCGTCCACGATCTCCTTACCGCTCGCGGTCTTGATGAGGTAGCCGGACGCCCCGGCCTCGATCGCGGCGATCATCGCCTGGTCGCTGTCGTCGGCGCTGACGAACACCACGGCCGCCTCGGGCCGGTGCCGGCGGATACCCGCGGCGGCGTCCACGCCGCTGCCGTCGGGGAGCCAGAAGTCCAGGACGGCGACGTCGATGCGTTCCTGCTCGGCCGAACGGACCGCATCGGCGACCGTCGGCGCCCAGCCCTGCACGTGCAGGTCGGGGTGTTCGTCGAGCAACGCGCACATGCCTTCCGCGACGACCTGGTGGTCTTCGACGATGAGGACCTGAACGGTCCCGGACGCGGGCTCGGCGTTCACCGGCCGTACCCGGGCCGGGCGCACTCCGGGGCGCACTTTCGGGCACACCTGCCGGCACCCGTTGTTCGCGGCTTCGCGCTCACTGGTCGCCTCCGGTCATTCCCGCTTCCCGCGGGACCCAGAACTCCACGGTAGTCCCGGACCCGGGCGCGCTCTCCACCCGGCACCAGCCGCCGGCGATCTCGGCACGGTCGCGCATCAGGGTTAGTCCCAGATGCCCCGCTTTGGACTCGGTTTCGAGGGGGTTGTAGCCCACTCCGTTGTCGATGATCTCCACGAGGACGCCGTCCTCGACGTCGGAGAGCCGTACCCGCAGCTCGCTGGCCTGGGCGTGTTTGCGTACGTTCATCAACGCCTCCTGGGCGATCCGATAGATCAGCACCCGGGTCTCCTGCGGCGGCTCCACCTCCATCCGGCTCTCCAGTACGCACCGCAGGCTGGTCTCGGCGCGCAGCTGCTCGAGGTAGACGTTCACCGCCGCCATCAGGCCCTCCTGTTCGAGGGCGGGCGGGCGGAAGTCGAAGATCATCCGGCGGAGCCGGTCGGCGGCCAGCCGGATCGTCTCCTCCAGCTTGGTCAGCACCCGCAGGTCCTCGGGGTCACGCAGCCTGCGGCGCAGCTGCTGCAGGCGCAGCGCCGCCGCGGTGATCACCTGCAGGCTGTCGTCGTGGATGCCGGCGGCGATCCGCAGCCGTTCGCGTTCCTGCGCTCCCACGAGGTCGACCAGGACGTGCCGGTGTTCCTGCCCGGCCGCGCGCAGGGCCTCCACACTGCGTTCGAGGACCGCGCGCGAGCCCGCCGACTCGGTCATGTCCCGGACGGTGAGGATCACCCGCGGGCCGTCCTCGGTACGGATCCAGGCGATGCTCACGTCGGCGGGGAAGTCGGTGCCGTCCCGGCGCCGCCCGGTCAGCTCCATCCCCTCCGGTGCCCGGGGCTCACCGGCCCGGTGCGGGGGCACGTCGGTCTCCCGGCGGTAGATCGTCACCGGGTGGTCGGGCAGGAGTACGTCCACCGACTGGTCCACCAGGTCCTCGCGGGCGAAGCCGAATATCTGCTCCGCCGCCGCGCTCACCAACCGGATCACTCCGGAGCTGTCCACGATGAGGGTGGCGTCCGGTGAGGACTCGAACAGCTGCTGGTACTGCGCCTCGGCCAGGCTGAGGTCGGTGATGTCGCGCAGGAACACCGCGACGCCGCGATGTCCGTGCGCCATCGGACTGGCCGACACCTCCACCCGGAAGGTGTTGCCGTCCTTGCGCCGCCCGGACGCGGTGAAGTGCACCTCCGCCTGCTCCTCACCGCCGCCGCGGCCGAGCAGCCGGTGGATCACCTCGTCGGCGGGCTCGCCGTACCCCGACGCCGGTACGAGCTTGGTGATCGGCTCGCCGACGACCTCCATCCGGCGGTAGCCGAAGAGCTCCTGGACGCGTGCGTTGACGGTCTCGATGGTTCCGTCCGGACCGACCAGGACAGCCGCCGCACCGACCCGGTCCAGCAACTGGCGCAGGGTGTTGGCGTTCTGCAGGGTGGCCGCGCCGGTACGCCGCTCGTTCTCCAGGTTGCGGCGCAGCACCTGGATGCACTCGCGGGCCAGCGGAACGGAGATGCTCAGCTGGCCACGGGACGCCCTGGTGATCGCCTCCAGGATCTCCTCGTCGGGGATGCCCTTGACGAGATACCCGCTGGCGCCGGCCGCGAGCACGTCCACCGCGCTGCCCGGATCCTCGTACGCCGACAGCACGAGCACCGCGGTGGTGGGGCTGCCGTCCAGGATCGACCGCACGCTGGCCGGCGCCGTGCCGCCGGGCATCCGGACGTCGAGCACCACGACCCGCGGCCGGTCCCGCAGGGCGAGGCGTACGGCGTCGGGATGGCTCACCGCCTGCCCGACCAGCTCCAGGTTCGGCTGCATCGAGATCAGGTCGGCCAGCGCGTCGCGCAGCGCGCGGTCGTCGTCGGCGATGACGACCCGGACGGACTGCTCAGCCATCGCGCCCCCCGAAGGACGCGATCGTGGCCTGCAGATCGGACCGGCTCAACCGGGTCGGCGTCCGCTCCCGCAGCCAGGGCAGCGCGGCGGACAGGGGCTCGATCAGGACGCGGTAGTTCTCCTCCTCGATCCGGTCACCCGCCGCCACCGCGGCGGCGGCGTCCCACGCGGCGGCCCAGAACGCCCACTCGGTGCGCTGGTGACGCTGGGCCGCGGCCATCGCATCCCGGCGGGCCTGGACCGCCGCGTCCAGGATCGCCCGGCGTTCGGCCGGGGTCGTCCCGTGCCCGAGCGAGGCCCACGCCAGCGCCCGCTCGGACCGGGACCGCCGCCGCCAGGCGGCCACCACCTCGTCGATCTGCGCCCCGTCGACGCGGTTGAGGTGCGAGATCAGGTGGAGTACCCCGCGTGTGTTGGGCCCGAAGACGTCGGTCATGCCGACGCACCTCCCTCATGCCCGGTGCTGCTCGGGTCCTGCTCTCGGTCAGTACTTCAGGTCCGCGGGCAGCCGGTACCTCTTCTGCGGAGGCAACTGCACCTTGCCCTCGGACTTGTCGACCGTGACCGTGGCGGTTCCCGCGCCCTGGCTTCGCGCTCCGATGAGCTTGAAGACCACCTTGTTCTGGGCGTCCGCCGGGATCGTGTACGTGCCGGCGGCGAGCGCGGAACCCTTCTCGTTGACGCGGAACGCCGCGACGAGTTCACCCTGGACGAAGACGTGGACCGCCTCGTTCGGTGCGAAGCCCTTCGCGTAGAAGTTCAGCATCGTG containing:
- a CDS encoding helix-turn-helix domain-containing protein, coding for MPGTTRFLQLADVAEVLNISSAQAYALVRSGELPAIKIGGRGQWRVEASALETYIERMYSETRDFITTHPYGKAEEL
- a CDS encoding patatin-like phospholipase family protein, producing the protein MSGPRRGLVLGAGGVLGAAWTIGALCALEEETGIKATKVDLLLGTSAGSVVAALLAAGVTPEEQRAHQRGEVLDGSLLNDVNFDYAFGGRPPTPWPGVGSARLLASVVRDRRLLSAPVVLAGLVPRGRGSVEELLRLVGGIVPEWPRRPALKVVAMDYHAGARVALGADAEHPATPSEAVAASCAIPGWFAPVEIGGRVYVDGGTSSIASVDLAVGYRLDEVFVLAPLAWLASPESMGPSMWMLQHWRRSLTRQLNREVEALRADGAKVTVIAPTAEDLTKLGTNPMDEHRRLDVLETSMRTSRLAMRGMRRRRTNRTNGRPVRKYRDLQRHADASDAQRRDRS
- a CDS encoding LysM peptidoglycan-binding domain-containing protein, which encodes MRIVRRVVSPIGVLLAFLVGAWALRWLTAGSLAAVRDGALTFDALLVFVVAVLAWACFAWLALGTVLMALSALPGAIGAACGSLADRVTPAFYRRAARVALGLSVAAGPVLGSLPANAATVDQPTQAAAAAQMLPGLDRPGTIDSQLPGGVQLPDLDRPGGTNIRDSQLPMPDRPTSASSARLGFDRAGLPNPDRPATADPITRAPVRGADSQQQVVVKRGDNLWNIAKQHLPADADNEEINREWHRWYDANRQVIGDNPDLIQPGQILTPPQS
- a CDS encoding response regulator transcription factor; amino-acid sequence: MRPGVRPARVRPVNAEPASGTVQVLIVEDHQVVAEGMCALLDEHPDLHVQGWAPTVADAVRSAEQERIDVAVLDFWLPDGSGVDAAAGIRRHRPEAAVVFVSADDSDQAMIAAIEAGASGYLIKTASGKEIVDAVLRAAAGEMLIPASKLHELLTRSREATRERSDRAQALASLTTREREILAMMSKGLDNREISARLNIAYPTVRSHVRKVLEKLGARSKLEAVVKAAAAEEPEGAHVEDESPAD
- a CDS encoding chromosome partitioning protein, coding for MSLPVLTAVTGAQWESDLVSALERSSLGLDVVRRCVDLPDVLATAQSGQARAVLLSADLRRLDRDAVARLMAGGVAVVGVVTPGDLAGEDRLRRLGISRVVPADAPADVLAGAVAEAVEVAQTAGPVPVAEFAMSDPHRSMPTLPPAEEVPAYETGTGTGQLLAVWGPTGAPGRTSVAVTLATELSLFGVPTLLADADVYGGVVAQTLGLLDEAPGLAAACRSANNGTLDLPALARHAREVLPRLRVLTGIQRADRWPELRASALEQVWDLSRQLAAAIVVDCGFSLEQDEEISFDTAAPRRNGATLTTLELCDTVVAVGAADPIGLQRLIRGIEELREVVPGAVIRVVVNGVRKGPVGGDAESQIREALRRYVGVDTVVCVPYDRVSFDTALAQGRTLSEVAAKSSARAPLRALAADLMGITMPKQRRRARKR
- a CDS encoding Rv3235 family protein, whose translation is MIATQQHLPAARETVRPLPRRIPTPSTEPAYDDEHAVDRPGGTLTHGSLALDLAVADREATATRHLSVVGGRGALRDRDRDDPFFAPQQTPRVALPDPRSWSGRFVQALVEVLSGDRPASQLLRWTDHRVYSDVLDRVRALCPPGSAQRGDRGRAMVRSVHVCEPRDGVAEVAVHVNHGGRSRAVAVRLEGLDGRWRCTALQLG
- a CDS encoding wax ester/triacylglycerol synthase family O-acyltransferase; the encoded protein is MPDRLSALDLSFLYLEEPTTPMHVGSVSVFDTPEDGFGYDTLLALVRERLAYVPRYRQRIRRVPGNLANPVWVDDEDFDLTYHVRRSAVPRPGTPDRLHELVARLMSRPLDRERPLWEMYLVEGLEDGRFALVSKTHQAVIDGISAVDIGQVVLDPQPQAPEAPADNWVPSPEPTSLELLAGAVASAVSRPTDLLETARHTVAELPLTGGRLARGLGSAAGSLVTALSTAAWPAPGSPLNVPISSQRRFTTVDTSLDDYRAVRARLGGDVNDVVLATIAGALRSWLFTRGVRVAPTTSVRALVPMSVLTGEGQNRVAEYIVDLPVGEGSPAMRLHQVSYAMKAHQETGRAVRARALAGMAGFAPPTLHAMGARVASSLSRRIFNLVVTNVPGPQSPLYVAGTPMTGTYPVVPLAKGQALAIGLTSYNGVVCFGLNADRDAMSDLDVLAQCIPDALAELVETVDLVEPPPSQPERRRGKAH